One genomic window of Dama dama isolate Ldn47 chromosome 7, ASM3311817v1, whole genome shotgun sequence includes the following:
- the ITPR3 gene encoding inositol 1,4,5-trisphosphate receptor type 3 has protein sequence MSEMSSFLHIGDIVSLYAEGSVNGFISTLGLVDDRCVVEPAAGDLDNPPKKFRDCLFKVCPMNRYSAQKQYWKAKQTKQDKEKIADVVLLQKLQHAAQMEQKQNDTENKKVHGDVVKYGSVIQLLHMKSNKYLTVNKRLPALLEKNAMRVTLDATGNEGSWLFIQPFWKLRSNGDNVVVGDKVILNPVNAGQPLHASNYELSDNAGCKEVNSVNCNTSWKINLFMQFRDHLEEVLKGGDVVRLFHAEQEKFLTCDEYKGKLQVFLRTTLRQSATSATSSNALWEVEVVHHDPCRGGAGHWNGLYRFKHLATGNYLAAEENPSYKGDASDPKAAGAGAQGRAGRRNAGEKIKYRLVAVPHGNDIASLFELDPTTLQKTDSFVPRNSYVRLRHLCTNTWIQSTNVPIDVEEERPIRLMLGTCPTKEDKEAFAIVSVPVSEIRDLDFANDASSMLASAVEKLHEGFISQNDRRFVIQLLEDLVFFVSDVPNNGQNVLDIMVTKPNRERQKLMREQNILKQIFGILKAPFRDKGGEGPLVRLEELSDQKNAPYQHMFRLCYRVLRHSQEDYRKNQEHIAKQFGMMQSQIGYDILAEDTITALLHNNRKLLEKHITKTEVETFVSLVRKNREPRFLDYLSDLCVSNHIAIPVTQELICKCVLDPKNSDILIQTELRPVKEMAQSHEYLSIEYSEEEVWLTWTDKNNEHHEKSVRQLAQEARAGNAHDENVLSYYRYQLKLFARMCLDRQYLAIDEISQQLGVDLIFLCMADEMLPFDLRASFCHLMLHVHVDRDPQELVTPVKFARLWTEIPTAITIKDYDSNLNASRDDKKNKFASTMEFVEDYLNNVVSEAVPFANEEKNKLTFEVVSLAHNLIYFGFYSFSELLRLTRTLLGIIDCVQGPTAMLQAYEDPGGKNVRRSIQGVGHMMSTMVLNRKQSVFGGPSLPAGAGAPEPLDRSRFEENEDIVVMETKLKILEILQFILNVRLDYRISYLLSVFKKEFVEVFPMQDSGADGTAPAFDSTTANMNLDRIGEQAEAMFGVGKTSSMLEVDDEGGRMLLRVLIHLTMHDYAPLVSGALQLLFKHFSQRQEAMHTFKQVQLLISAQDVENYKVIKSELDRLRTMVEKSELWVDKKGSGKGEEVEAGPAKDKKERPTDEEGFLHPPGEKSSENYQIVKGILERLNKMCGVGEQMRKKQQRLLKNMDAHKVMLDLLQIPYDKGDAKMMEILRYTHQFLQKFCAGNPGNQALLHKHLHLFLTPGLLEAETMQHIFLNNYQLCSEIGEPVLQHFVHLLATHGRHVQYLDFLHTVIKAEGKYVKKCQDMIMTELTNAGDDVVVFYNDKASLAHLLDMMKAARDGVEDHSPLMYHISLVDLLAACAEGKNVYTEIKCTSLLPLEDVVSVVTHEDCITEVKMAYVNFVNHCYVDTEVEMKEIYTSNHIWTLFENFTLDMARVCSKREKRLADPTLEKYVLTVVLDTINAFFSSPFSENSTSLQTHQTIVVQLLQSTMRLLECPWLQQQHKGSVEACIRTLAMVAKGRAISLPMDLDAHISSLLSSGASCVAASQRNASNYKTATRAFPRVMPTANQWDYKNIIEKLQDIITALEERLRPLVQAELSVLVDVLHWPELLFLEGSEAYQRCESGGFLSKLIQHTKDLMESEEKLCVKVLRTLQQMLLKKTKYGDRGNQLRKMLLQNYLQNRKSSTRGDLPDPMGAGLDQDWSAIAATQCRLDKEGATKLVCDLITSTKNEKIFQESIGLAIRLLDGGNTEIQKSFYNLMTSDKKSERFFKVLHDRMKRAQQETKSTVAVNMSDLGSQPREDREQADPTSKGRVASFSMPSSSSRYALGPSLLRGHEVGERVQSNEMGTSVLIMQPILRFLQLLCENHNRDLQNFLRCQNNKTNYNLVCETLQFLDIMCGSTTGGLGLLGLYINEDNVGLVIQTLETLTEYCQGPCHENQTCIVTHESNGIDIITALILNDISPLCKYRVDLVLQLKDNASKLLLALMESRHDSENAERILISLRPQELVDVIKKAYLQEEERENSDVSPREVGHNIYILALQLSRHNKQLQHLLKPVKRIQEEEAEGISSMLSLNNKQLSQMLKSSAPVQEQEEDPLAYYENHTSQIEIVRQDRSMEQIVFPVPGICQFLTEETKHRLFTTTEQDEQGSKVSDFFDQSSFLHNEMEWQRKLRSMPLIYWFSRRMTLWGSISFNLAVFINIIIAFFYPYVEGASTGVLGSPLISLLFWILICFSIAALFTKRYSIRPLIVALILRSIYYLGIGPTLNILGALNLTNKIVFVVSFVGNRGTFIRGYKAMVMDMEFLYHVGYILTSVLGLFAHELFYSILLFDLIYREETLFNVIKSVTRNGRSILLTALLALILVYLFSIVGFLFLKDDFILEVDRLPSNHSRDNPLGMPHGAATFVNTCSGDNMDCVSGVSVPEVLAEDEEPDSTERACDTLLMCIVTVMNHGLRNGGGVGDILRKPSKDESLFPARVVYDLLFFFIVIIIVLNLIFGVIIDTFADLRSEKQKKEEILKTTCFICGLERDKFDNKTVSFEEHIKFEHNMWNYLYFIVLVRVKNKTDYTGPESYVAQMIKNKNLDWFPRMRAMSLVSSEGEGEQNEIRILQDKLSATMKLVSHLTAQLNELKEQMTEQRKRRQRLGFVDVQNCMSR, from the exons aCTGCCTCTTCAAGGTGTGTCCCATGAACCGCTACTCGGCCCAGAAGCAGTACTGGAAGGCCAAGCAGACCAAACAGGACAAGGAGAAGATCGCTGACGTGGTGCTGCTGCAGAAGTTACAG CACGCGGCCCAGATGGAGCAGAAGCAGAACGACACGGAGAACAAGAAGGTGCATGGGGATGTCGTGAAGTACGGCAGCGTCATCCAG ctcCTGCACATGAAGAGTAACAAGTACCTGACCGTCAACAAGCGGCTGCCGGCCCTGCTGGAGAAGAACGCCATGCGGGTGACGCTGGATGCCACGGGCAACGAGGGCTCCTGGCTCTTCATCCAGCCCTTCTGGAAGCTGCGGAGCAACGGGGACAAC GTGGTTGTGGGGGACAAGGTGATCCTGAATCCCGTCAACGCCGGGCAGCCTCTGCACGCCAGCAATTACGAGCTCAGCGACAATGCCGGCTGCAAGGAG GTCAACTCCGTGAACTGCAACACCAGCTGGAAGATCAACCTGTTCATGCAGTTCCGAGACCACCTGGAGGAGGTGCTGAAAGGG GGAGACGTGGTGCGGCTGTTCCACGCGGAGCAGGAGAAGTTCCTGACGTGCGACGAGTACAAAGGCAAGCTGCAGGTGTTCCTGCGCACCACGCTGCGCCAGTCCGCCACCTCGGCCACGAGCTCCAACGCCCTCTGGGAGGTGGAG GTGGTCCACCACGACCCGTGCCGTGGAGGAGCTGGCCACTGGAACGGCCTCTACCGCTTCAAGCACCTGGCCACCGGCAACTACCTGGCTGCGGAG GAGAACCCCAGCTACAAGGGTGACGCCTCTGATCCCAAGGCAGCAGGCGCG GGCGCACAGGGCCGTGCAGGTCGCCGGAACGCTGGGGAGAAAATCAAGTACCGCCTGGTGGCTGTGCCCCATGGCAACGACATTGCGTCCCTCTTCGAGCTGGACCCCACCACGCTTCAGAAGACTGACTCCTTCGTGCCCCG GAACTCTTACGTCCGGCTGCGGCACCTCTGCACCAACACGTGGATCCAGAGCACCAACGTGCCCATTGATGTTGAGGAGGAGCGGCCCATCCGCCTCATG CTGGGCACGTGCCCCACCAAGGAGGACAAGGAGGCCTTCGCCATCGTGTCGGTTCCCGTGTCCGAGATCCGAGACCTGGACTTTGCCAACGACGCCAGCTCCATGCTGGCTAGTGCCGTGGAGAAGCTGCATGAGGGTTTCATCAGCCAGAATGACCGCAG GTTTGTCATCCAGCTGCTGGAGGACCTGGTGTTTTTCGTCAGTGATGTCCCCAACAATGGGCAGAACGTGCTGGACATCATGGTCACCAAGCCCAACCGCGAGCGGCAGAAGCTGATGCGCGAGCAGAACATCCTCAAACAG ATCTTTGGCATTCTGAAGGCCCCGTTCCGCGACAAGGGGGGCGAGGGCCCCCTGGTGCGGCTGGAGGAGCTGTCGGACCAGAAGAACGCGCCCTACCAGCACATGTTCCGCCTGTGCTACCGCGTGCTGCGCCATTCCCAGGAGGACTACCGCAAGAACCAG GAGCACATCGCCAAGCAGTTCGGGATGATGCAGTCCCAGATTGGCTATGACATCCTGGCCGAAGACACCATCACCGCCCTGCTGCACAACAACCGCAAGCTCCTGGAGAAGCACATCACCAAAACAGAGGTGGAGACCTTTGTCAGCCTGGTGCGCAAGAACCGGGAGCCCAG GTTCCTGGACTACCTGTCCGACCTGTGTGTGTCCAATCACATCGCCATCCCCGTCACCCAGGAGCTCATCTGCAAGTGTGTGCTGGATCCCAAGAACAGCGACATTCTCATCCAGACCGA GCTTCGGCCCGTGAAGGAGATGGCACAGTCCCACGAGTACCTGAGCATCGAGTACTCAGAAGAGGAAGTGTGGCTCACGTGGACCGACAAGAACAACGAGCACCACGAGAAGAGCGTCCGGCAGCTGGCTCAGGAGGCGCGGGCCGGCAATGCCCACGACGAGAACGTGCTCAGCTATTACAG GTACCAGCTGAAGCTCTTCGCCCGCATGTGCCTGGACCGGCAGTACCTGGCCATCGACGAGATCTCCCAGCAGCTGGGCGTCGACCTCATCTTCCTGTGCATGGCGGACGAGATGCTGCCCTTTGACCTGCGCGCCTCCTTCTGCCACCTGATGCTCCACGTGCACGTGGACCGCGACCCCCAGGAGCTGGTCACGCCCGTCAAGTTCGCCCGCCTCTGGACCGAGATCCCCACGGCCATCACCATCAAGGA ctACGATTCCAACCTCAACGCCTCCCGAGACGACAAGAAGAACAAGTTTGCCAGCACCATGGAGTTCGTGGAGGACTACCTCAACAATGTGGTCAGCGAGGCCGTGCCTTTCGCCAACGAGGAGAAGAACAAGCTCACCTTCGAG GTGGTCAGCCTGGCGCACAACCTCATCTACTTTGGCTTCTACAGCTTCAGCGAGCTGCTGCGGCTCACGCGCACTCTGCTGGGCATCATCGACTGCGTGCAGGGCCCCACGGCCATGCTGCAGGCCTACGAGGACCCAGGCG gCAAAAACGTGCGGCGGTCCATCCAGGGCGTGGGGCACATGATGTCCACCATGGTGCTGAACCGCAAGCAGTCTGTCTTTGGTGGCCCCAGCTTGCCTGCCGGCGCCGGTGCCCCCGAACCGCTGGATAGGAGCAGGTTTGAGGAGAATGAAGACATCGTGGTGATGGAGACCAAGCTGAAGATCCTGGAGATCCTGCAG tTCATCCTCAACGTCCGCCTGGATTACCGCATCTCCTACCTGCTGTCGGTCTTCAAGAAGGAGTTTGTGGAGGTGTTTCCCATGCAGGACAGCGGGGCTGATGGCACGGCCCCTGCATTCGACTCCACCA CCGCCAACATGAACCTGGACCGCATTGGGGAGCAGGCGGAGGCCATGTTTGGAGTGGG GAAGACCAGCAGCATGCTGGAGGTGGATGACGAGGGCGGCCGCATGCTGCTGCGCGTGCTCATCCACCTCACCATGCATGACTACGCCCCGCTGGTCTCGGGGGCCCTGCAGCTGCTCTTCAAGCACTTCAGCCAGCGCCAGGAGGCCATGCACACCTTCAAGCAG GTGCAGCTGCTGATCTCGGCCCAGGACGTGGAGAACTACAAGGTGATCAAGTCTGAGCTGGACCGACTGCGGACCATGGTGGAGAAGTCGGAGCTGTGGGTGGACAAGAAGGGCAGCGGCAAGGGCGAGGAGGTGGAGGCTGGCCCCGCTAAAGACAAGAAGGAG CGGCCCACAGACGAGGAGGGCTTTCTGCACCCGCCTGGGGAGAAGAGCAGCGAGAACTACCAGATCGTCAAGGGC atCCTGGAGCGGCTGAACAAGATGTGTGGCGTGGGGGAGCAGATGAGGAAGAAACAACAGCGGCTGCTCAAGAACATGGACGCCCACAAGGTCATGCTGGACCTGCTGCAGATCCCCTACGACAAG GGCGATGCCAAGATGATGGAGATCCTGCGCTACACACACCAGTTCCTGCAGAAGTTCTGTGCGGGGAATCCCGGCAACCAGGCCCTGCTGCACAAGCACCTGCACCTCTTCCTCACGCCGGGG CTGCTGGAGGCGGAGACCATGCAGCACATCTTCCTGAACAACTACCAGCTCTGCTCCGAGATCGGGGAGCCCGTCCTGCAGCACTTTGTGCACCTGCTGGCCACGCACGGGCGCCATGTGCAGTACCTGGACTTCCTGCACACCGTCATCAAGGCCGAGGGCAAGTACGTCAAGAAGTGCCAGGACATGATCATGACCGAG CTGACCAACGCAGGTGACGATGTGGTCGTGTTCTACAATGATAAGGCCTCACTGGCCCACCTGCTGGACATGATGAAGGCCGCCCGGGACGGCGTGGAGGACCACAGCCCCCTCATGTACCACATCTCCCTGGTGGACCTGCTGGCTGCCTGTGCCGAGGGCAAGAATGTCTACACCGAGATCAAGTGCACGTCCCTGCTGCCCCTGGAGGACGTGGTATCTGTGGTGACACACGAGGACTGCATCACCGAG GTGAAAATGGCCTACGTGAATTTCGTGAACCACTGCTACGTGGACACGGAGGTGGAGATGAAGGAGATCTACACCAGCAACCACATCTGGACCCTCTTTGAGAACTTCACCCTGGACATGGCTCGG GTTTGCAGTAAGCGTGAGAAGCGCCTGGCCGACCCCACCCTGGAGAAATACGTGCTGACCGTCGTGCTGGACACCATCAATGCCTTCTTCAGCTCCCCGTTCTCTGAGAATAGCACCTCCCTGCAG ACGCACCAGACGATCGTGGTGCAGCTGCTGCAGTCCACCATGCGGCTGCTCGAGTGTCCGTggctgcagcagcagcacaagGGCTCTGTGGAGGCCTGCATCCGGACCCTCGCCATGGTGG CCAAGGGCCGGGCCATCTCGCTGCCCATGGACTTGGACGCCCACATCAGCTCGCTGCTCAGCAGTGGCGCCAGCTGTGTGGCTGCCTCCCAGAGGAATGCCTCCAACTACAAGACGGCCACGCGGGCCTTCCCCCGCGTCATGCCCACCGCCAACCAGTGGGACTACAAGAACATCATCGAGAAGCTGCAG GACATCATCACTGCCCTGGAGGAGCGGCTGAGGCCCCTGGTGCAGGCTGAGCTGTCCGTGCTGGTGGACGTCCTGCACTGGCCTGAGCTGCTCTTCCTGGAGGGCAGTGAGGCCTACCAGCGGTGCGAGAGCGGGGGCTTCCTGTCCAA GCTGATCCAGCACACCAAGGACCTCATGGAGTCGGAGGAGAAGCTGTGCGTCAAGGTCCTAAGGACGCTGCAGCAGATGCTGTTAAAGAAGACCAAGTACGGGGACCGG GGCAACCAGCTGCGCAAGATGCTGCTCCAGAACTACCTCCAGAACCGGAAGTCCAGCACGAGGGGGGACCTCCCAGACCCCATGGGTGCCG GCCTGGACCAAGACTGGTCAGCGATCGCAGCCACCCAGTGCCGGCTGGACAAGGAGGGGGCCACCAAGCTGGTGTGTGACCTCATCACCAGCACCAAGAACGAGAAGATCTTCCAGGAGAGCATTGGCCTGGCCATCCGCCTGCTGGACGGCGGCAACACCGAGATCCAG AAATCCTTCTACAACCTGATGACGAGCGACAAGAAGTCAGAGCGCTTCTTCAAGGTGCTGCACGACCGCATGAAGCGGGCCCAGCAGGAGACCAAGTCCACGGTGGCCGTCAACATGAGCGACCTGGGCAGCCAACCCCGTGAGGACCGAGAGCAGGCAGACCCCACCTCCAAAG GCCGCGTGGCCTCCTTCTCGATGCCCAGCTCCTCATCCCGCTATGCGTTGGGCCCCAGCTTGCTCCGGGGCCACGAGGTGGGCGAACGCGTGCAGAGCAACGAGATGGGCACATCCGTGCTCATCATGCAGCCCATACTGCGTTTTCTGCAGCTGCTGTGCGAGAACCACAACCGGGACCTGCAG AACTTCCTGCGCTGCCAGAACAATAAGACAAACTACAACCTGGTGTGCGAGACGCTGCAGTTCCTGGACATCATGTGCGGCAGCACCACGGGCGGCCTGGGGCTCCTGGGGCTCTACATCAACGAGGACAACGTGGGCCTCGTCATCCAGACCCTGGAGACCCTCACCGAGTACTGCCAGGGCCCCTGCCACGAGAACCAG aCCTGCATCGTGACGCACGAGTCCAATGGCATAGACATCATCACCGCGCTGATTCTCAATGACATCAGCCCCCTATGCAAGTACCGTGTGGACCTGGTGCTGCAACTCAAG GACAATGCCTCCAAGCTGCTCCTGGCTCTGATGGAGAGCCGGCACGACAGTGAAAACGCCGAGCGCATCCTCATCAGCCTGCGGCCCCAGGAGCTG GTGGACGTCATCAAGAAGGCCTACCTGCAGGAAGAGGAGCGTGAGAACTCAGACGTGAGCCCCCGTGAAGTGGGCCACAACATCTACATCCTGGCGCTGCAG CTCTCCAGGCACAACAAGCAGCTGCAGCACCTGCTGAAGCCTGTGAAGCGCATCCAAGAGGAGGAGGCCGAGGGCATCTCTTCCATG ctcagcCTCAACAACAAGCAGCTgtcacagatgctcaagtcctcAGCCCCGGtgcaggagcaggaggaggacccGCTGGCCTACTATGAGAACCACACATCCCAGATAGAG ATCGTGCGGCAGGACCGCAGCATGGAGCAGATCGTGTTCCCCGTGCCCGGCATCTGCCAGTTCCTGACGGAGGAGACCAAGCACCGGCTCTTCACCACGACCGAGCAGGATGAGCAGGGCAGCAAAGTGAGCGACTTCTTCGACCAGTCCTCCTTCCTGCACAACGAGATGGAGTGGCAGCGCAAGCTCCGCA GCATGCCACTCATCTACTGGTTCTCCCGCCGCATGACCCTCTGGGGCAGCATCTCCTTCAACCTGGCAGTTTTTATCAACATCATTATTGCCTTTTTCTACCCCTATGTGGAGGGTGCATCCACAG GAGTGCTGGGCTCCCCACTCATCTCGCTGCTCTTCTGGATCCTCATCTGCTTCTCCATCGCGGCCCTGTTCACCAAGCGCTACAGCATCCGCCCCCTCATCGTGGCGCTCATCCTGCGCTCCATCTACTACCTGGGCATTGGGCCCACGCTCAACATCCTGGGTGCCCTTAAC CTGACCAACAAGATCGTGTTCGTGGTGAGCTTCGTGGGCAACCGTGGCACCTTCATCCGGGGCTACAAGGCCATGGTCATGGACATGGAGTTCCTGTATCACGTGGGGTACATCCTGACGAGCGTCTTGGGCCTCTTCGCCCATGAGCTCTTCTACAGCATCCTG CTCTTTGACCTCATCTACCGCGAAGAGACACTGTTCAACGTCATCAAGAGTGTGACCCGCAACGGCCGGTCCATCCTGCTGACCGCCCTGCTAGCCCTCATCCTGGTCTACCTCTTCTCCATCGTCGGCTTCCTCTTCCTCAAGGATGACTTCATCCTTGAGGTGGACCGGCTGCCCAGCAACCACTCCAGAG ACAACCCCCTGGGGATGCCACACGGAGCTGCCACATTTGTGAACACGTGCAGTGGGGACAACATGGACTGTGTCTCAGGAGTCTCCGTGCCTGAGGTCCTGGCAG AGGACGAGGAGCCAGACAGCACGGAGCGGGCCTGTGACACCCTGCTCATGTGCATCGTCACCGTCATGAACCACGGGCTGCGCAACGGCGGTGGCGTGGGGGACATCCTGCGCAAGCCCTCCAAAGAC GAGTCTCTCTTCCCCGCCCGAGTGGTCTACGACCTCCTGTTTTTCTTCATCGTCATCATCATCGTGCTGAACCTCATCTTTGGGGTGATCATCGACACCTTTGCTGACTTGCGCAGCGAGAAGCAGAAGAAGGAAGAGATTCTCAAGACCACGTGCTTCATCTGCG GTCTGGAGAGGGACAAGTTTGACAATAAGACCGTGTCGTTTGAGGAGCACATCAAGTTCGAGCACAACATGTGGAACTATCTGTACTTCATCGTGCTTGTCCGCGTGAAGAACAAGACCGACTACACGGGGCCGGAGAGCTACGTGGCCCAGATGATCAAG